The Pecten maximus chromosome 12, xPecMax1.1, whole genome shotgun sequence genome includes a region encoding these proteins:
- the LOC117339561 gene encoding 39S ribosomal protein L43, mitochondrial-like: protein MSSRSMPSTFLKNSMQNGLGRYVCQLQRITINLCKSHADSLGMRNFIENHLMDFAKENPGVVVYVKPRRHRSPRIIATFINGNTQTLNMTGLPKEDICKWVEAMRTRSGVDVMRLRKTWHTDTPSIQGAWNPFTFKDPVNNVTTFPNPELYSCPEGESATTRLLKRAEQLRQGQLTGKSDSNSEQEQISVGLNSSSGS from the exons atgtcGAGCCGGTCTATGCCAAGTACGTTCCTGAAGAATTCTATGCAAAATGGACTTGGTCGCTATGTTTGCCAGCTGCAAAGAATAACGATAAACTTGTGTAAATCACACGCTGACAGTTTAGGCATGAG aaACTTTATTGAAAATCACTTGATGGATTTTGCCAAAGAAAACCCAGGAGTTGTAGTTTATGTAAAGCCTAGGAGACATAGATCACCAAGAATAATTGCAACATTTA TCAATGGCAATACACAGACTCTCAATATGACTGGCTTACCGAAGGAGGACATTTGTAAATGGGTGGAAGCGATGAGAACTCGGTCAGGTGTGGATGTGATGAGATTGAGGAAGACGTGGCACACCGACACACCCAGCATACAGGGTGCATGGAATCCCTTCACTTTCAAAGATCCCGTTAATAATGTCACAACCTTTCCAAATCCTGAACTATATAGCTGTCCAGAAGGCGAGAGTGCCACCACGCGACTGTTAAAACGCGCCGAACAACTTAGGCAAGGACAGCTTACAGGGAAGTCGGACAGCAACTCTGAACAAGAACAAATTTCTGTGGGTTTGAACTCAAGTTCTGGGTCATGA
- the LOC117339811 gene encoding mucin-1-like, producing the protein MGYVLLYELYQTEGLQHLSTKNSTSPPRTAPLHQEQHFSTKNSTSLPGTALLHQEQHLSTKNSTSLPGTALLHQEHHLSTKNITSPPRTAPLHQEHHLSTRNSTSPPRTALLHQEQHLSTKNSTSLPGTALLHQEQHLSTKNSTSPPRTAPLHQEQHFSTKNITSPPRTAPLHQEQHLSTKNSTSPPRTAPLYQEQHFSTKNSTSLPRTSHLHQEQHFSTKNSTSPPRTAPLHREQRLSTKNSTSPPRTALLHQEQHLSTKTSTSPPRTAPLQREHHLSTKNITSPPRTALLRQEQHLSTKNSISPPRTALPHLEHHLSTENTTSPPRTAPLHQEHHLSTKNITSPPRTALLHQEQHLSTKNSTSPPRTAPLHQEQHFTTKNITYPPGTPPLHQEQHLSTKNSTSLPRTALLHPEQHFSTENSTSPPRTAHIHQEQHLPTKNSNSTPRC; encoded by the coding sequence ATGGGATACGTATTGCTGTATGAACTTTATCAAACAGAGGGGCTGCAGCACCTCTCCACCAAGAACAGCACCTCTCCACCAAGAACAGCACCTCTCCACCAAGAACAGCACTTCTCCACCAAGAACAGCACCTCTCTACCAGGAACAGCACTTCTCCACCAAGAACAGCACCTCTCCACCAAGAACAGCACCTCTCTACCAGGAACAGCACTTCTCCACCAAGAACATCACCTCTCCACCAAGAACATCACCTCTCCACCGAGAACAGCACCTCTCCACCAAGAACATCACCTCTCTACCAGGAACAGCACTTCTCCACCAAGAACAGCACTTCTCCACCAAGAACAGCACCTCTCCACCAAGAACAGCACCTCTCTACCAGGAACAGCACTTCTCCACCAAGAACAGCACCTCTCCACCAAGAACAGCACCTCTCCACCGAGAACAGCACCTCTCCACCAAGAACAGCACTTCTCCACCAAGAACATCACCTCTCCACCAAGAACAGCACCTCTCCACCAAGAACAGCACCTCTCCACCAAGAACAGCACCTCTCCACCGAGAACAGCGCCTCTCTACCAGGAACAGCACTTCTCCACCAAGAACAGCACCTCTCTACCAAGAACATCACATCTCCACCAAGAACAGCACTTCTCCACCAAGAACAGCACCTCTCCACCAAGAACAGCACCTCTCCACCGAGAACAGCGCCTCTCCACCAAGAACAGCACCTCTCCACCGAGAACAGCACTTCTCCACCAAGAACAGCACCTCTCCACCAAGACCAGCACTTCTCCACCAAGAACAGCACCTCTCCAACGAGAACACCACCTATCCACTAAGAACATCACCTCTCCACCAAGAACAGCACTTCTCCGCCAAGAACAGCACCTCTCCACCAAGAACAGCATTTCACCACCAAGAACAGCACTTCCCCACCTAGAACATCACCTATCCACCGAGAACACCACCTCTCCACCAAGAACAGCACCTCTCCACCAAGAACACCACCTATCCACAAAGAACATCACATCTCCACCAAGAACAGCACTTCTCCACCAAGAACAGCACCTCTCCACCAAGAACAGCACTTCTCCGCCAAGAACAGCACCTCTCCACCAAGAACAGCATTTCACCACCAAGAACATCACCTATCCACCGGGAACACCACCTCTCCACCAAGAACAGCACCTCTCCACCAAGAACAGCACCTCTCTACCAAGAACAGCACTTCTCCACCCAGAACAGCACTTCTCCACCGAGAACAGCACCTCTCCACCAAGAACAGCACATATCCACCAAGAACAGCACCTCCCCACCAAGAACAGCAATTCTACACCAAGATGTTGA